The Ooceraea biroi isolate clonal line C1 chromosome 1, Obir_v5.4, whole genome shotgun sequence genome has a window encoding:
- the LOC105274973 gene encoding arginine/serine-rich protein PNISR-like isoform X1 — protein sequence MRRTRHVVLPVRSWQYIGLLIVSLACLTLGLVSRDREGHSGSLAGPELSHQAPHEVDACPNLNAITKILSCPIAEPEEPTKPVDDHKTGISEFRVLPASQRSVFSRSLSLDRSSRIGSQEIREQSRNRDLRAADRLSRTRVSDDETNRRLRESRSRMTARSRDTRNSFDASRSRDLPNRATDRRSAEQRSRNLQNRLTDRMNSRFEDRRSRSTERREVNEIERRQDRVKRSMDSRNSLSLQRRTSLDRDRRLLSMEQRLPSEINRQESRKVSRERREYRDLARDRVDRQSEMREHRSSRREDRRNLLDRSARIARDDIDRNNNLDRRNRERSIEVRRALPHRVADQVRKSSVTTIDSRRDLTRSNNRHSVSRSVERLNTNDLSRETLNRQVRSIDSNEKSSDRRLSSERRSSVRSMERREINHLERQKDENRRSLDRARVLPADSHRRIVSQRDFRENRARENSRAGLTRSRYDFEEIASREQRLARSSRSVDSNAIDRREFARIRDSRDHERKVRDSSAARRDLSLERRERTNRLQRSREERRIVAQKSRETERRLSERISERRFSDRRVTADSARLESRGLSERRIDDSLRSREGSRMTDRRLERSPELRISRERILERRLLHSQRFDRRIDDSSKSRERSRVADQRVDRSRELQISREKLSEGRRLENPNSREGSRMQNRVRINSELRNSMRMMERRANSGVFSENKIVHSSEGRSNARHDLHIRNEKERGIARSAETPDKGFIRQQRQTSANLDTTKKPSRLISLHRVVGVSRTSNQVREQSKLSAERTLAKNAENNRLSARWKRNLQDTRIDRNVEIWTKTASLKDYGFLKYLMNYDLVKQAFLVALCTVYGFSLYNGKKSYISSNIVQRMQRFIIW from the exons ATGCGGCGTACGCGTCACGTAGTGCTGCCTGTACGATCTTGGCAGTACATCGGACTCCTGATAGTATCGTTGGCGTGTCTGACTCTAGGACTGGTGTCTAGAGATAGGGAGGGACACTCCGGTAGTCTTGCAGGACCTGAACTCTCGCATCAGGCTCCCCATGA gGTAGACGCCTGTCCAAATTTGAACGCTATCACTAAAATACTTTCGTGTCCGATTGCCGAACCAGAAGAACCTACGAAACCGGTTGACGATCATAAAACAGGAATATCCGAGTTCAGAGTATTACCCGCGTCTCAAAGATCCGTATTCTCACGATCGTTGAGTCTGGATCGTTCGTCTAGGATCGGTTCGCAGGAAATCAGGGAACAATCCAGGAACCGAGATCTAAGAGCAGCCGACAGGCTTTCAAGGACCCGCGTCTCCGACGACGAAACCAACAGACGACTCCGAGAATCCCGATCCAGAATGACTGCACGATCTCGTGACACTAGAAATTCATTTGATGCTTCTCGCTCGCGGGATCTACCCAACCGAGCAACCGATCGCCGTTCTGCCGAGCAAAGATCGCGAAACCTCCAGAACCGTCTGACTGATCGCATGAATTCCCGTTTCGAAGATCGTCGATCACGATCCACGGAACGACGTGAGGTGAACGAAATCGAGCGTCGACAAGATCGGGTGAAACGATCGATGGATTCACGAAATTCTCTGAGTCTTCAGCGTCGTACCAGCCTTGATCGTGATCGTCGGTTACTCTCAATGGAGCAGCGACTTCCGAGCGAGATCAATCGGCAGGAATCACGTAAAGTTTCGCGTGAACGCCGTGAGTACCGAGATTTGGCACGCGATCGTGTAGATCGCCAATCCGAGATGCGCGAACATAGATCAAGCCGTCGTGAGGACCGCAGGAATCTTCTGGATCGTTCGGCGAGAATTGCACGAGACGACATCGATCGTAACAATAATCTGGATCGCCGAAATCGGGAACGATCAATTGAAGTCCGCCGCGCTCTTCCGCATCGTGTTGCAGATCAAGTACGTAAATCTTCAGTCACTACCATAGATTCTCGTAGAGACCTCACTAGGTCCAACAATCGTCATTCAGTGTCTCGATCAGTGGAACGTCTAAACACCAACGATCTTTCCCGTGAAACGCTTAACAGACAAGTTCGATCGATAGATTCCAATGAGAAATCCAGTGATCGCAGGTTGTCCTCCGAACGTAGATCTTCGGTCCGTTCCATGGAACGTCGCGAAATTAATCATTTGGAGCGGCAAAAGGACGAGAATCGGAGATCCCTCGATCGAGCGCGAGTTTTGCCCGCGGATTCCCACCGAAGGATCGTAAGCCAACGTGATTTCCGTGAAAACAGGGCAAGAGAAAATTCTAGGGCTGGTCTGACACGATCACGTTATGATTTCGAAGAGATCGCGAGTCGGGAGCAAAGACTTGCCCGATCATCCCGTTCGGTTGATTCTAATGCGATAGATCGACGGGAATTCGCGAGGATCCGAGACTCCAGAGATCACGAACGTAAAGTGCGTGATTCTTCAGCAGCTCGACGAGATTTAAGCCTGGAGCGACGAGAGCGGACAAATCGCTTGCAACGATCTCGCGAAGAGCGAAGGATCGTTGCTCAAAAATCTCGCGAAACTGAACGACGACTGTCCGAGAGAATTTCGGAAAGAAGATTTTCTGACCGACGAGTTACTGCGGATTCTGCGCGACTCGAGTCACGAGGATTGTCCGAACGAAGGATCGACGATAGTTTGCGATCACGCGAAGGATCCAGGATGACAGATCGGCGTCTGGAACGAAGCCCGGAATTGCGAATTTCTCGTGAGAGGATCCTGGAGAGACGATTACTCCATTCTCAAAGATTCGACCGAAGGATCGACGACAGCTCAAAATCGCGCGAAAGATCCAGAGTAGCAGATCAACGTGTCGACCGAAGCCGGGAACTGCAAATTTCTCGTGAGAAGCTTTCGGAGGGACGCAGGCTCGAGAATCCGAACTCTCGCGAAGGATCTAGGATGCAGAATCGTGTAAGAATAAACTCCGAATTACGCAATTCGATGCGAATGATGGAGCGTAGAGCAAACTCCGGAGTATTTTCAGAGAACAAAATCGTTCATTCATCGGAAGGAAGATCGAACGCACGGCATGATCTTCACATTAGAAATGAGAAGGAACGTGGAATAGCTCGATCAGCCGAGACACCTGATAAAGGATTCATCAGGCAACAACGTCAGACATCGGCGAATCTGGATACCACCAAGAAACCATCCAGACTCATCTCTCTTCATCGGGTCGTCGGGGTTTCTCGAACTTCGAATCAAGTCCGCGAGCAATCAAAGTTATCTGCTGAGAGAACACTTGCCAAGAACGCagaaaataatcgattatCCGCAAGATGGAAACGAAATTTACAGGACACCCGCATCGATAGGAACGTGGAGATCTGGACGAAGACCGCTTCATTAAAGGATTATGGATTtctcaaatatcttatgaactACGATCTCGTGAAACAAGCTTTCCTCGTGGCACTTTGTACCGTTTACGGGTTTTCCCTTTACAACGGCAAAAAATCTTACATTAG TAGCAACATAGTGCAACGTATGCAGCGTTTCATCATATGGTAA
- the LOC105274973 gene encoding arginine/serine-rich protein PNISR-like isoform X2 yields MRRTRHVVLPVRSWQYIGLLIVSLACLTLGLVSRDREGHSGSLAGPELSHQAPHEVDACPNLNAITKILSCPIAEPEEPTKPVDDHKTGISEFRVLPASQRSVFSRSLSLDRSSRIGSQEIREQSRNRDLRAADRLSRTRVSDDETNRRLRESRSRMTARSRDTRNSFDASRSRDLPNRATDRRSAEQRSRNLQNRLTDRMNSRFEDRRSRSTERREVNEIERRQDRVKRSMDSRNSLSLQRRTSLDRDRRLLSMEQRLPSEINRQESRKVSRERREYRDLARDRVDRQSEMREHRSSRREDRRNLLDRSARIARDDIDRNNNLDRRNRERSIEVRRALPHRVADQVRKSSVTTIDSRRDLTRSNNRHSVSRSVERLNTNDLSRETLNRQVRSIDSNEKSSDRRLSSERRSSVRSMERREINHLERQKDENRRSLDRARVLPADSHRRIVSQRDFRENRARENSRAGLTRSRYDFEEIASREQRLARSSRSVDSNAIDRREFARIRDSRDHERKVRDSSAARRDLSLERRERTNRLQRSREERRIVAQKSRETERRLSERISERRFSDRRVTADSARLESRGLSERRIDDSLRSREGSRMTDRRLERSPELRISRERILERRLLHSQRFDRRIDDSSKSRERSRVADQRVDRSRELQISREKLSEGRRLENPNSREGSRMQNRVRINSELRNSMRMMERRANSGVFSENKIVHSSEGRSNARHDLHIRNEKERGIARSAETPDKGFIRQQRQTSANLDTTKKPSRLISLHRVVGVSRTSNQVREQSKLSAERTLAKNAENNRLSARWKRNLQDTRIDRNVEIWTKTASLKDYGFLKYLMNYDLVKQAFLVALCTVYGFSLYNGKKSYISNIVQRMQRFIIW; encoded by the exons ATGCGGCGTACGCGTCACGTAGTGCTGCCTGTACGATCTTGGCAGTACATCGGACTCCTGATAGTATCGTTGGCGTGTCTGACTCTAGGACTGGTGTCTAGAGATAGGGAGGGACACTCCGGTAGTCTTGCAGGACCTGAACTCTCGCATCAGGCTCCCCATGA gGTAGACGCCTGTCCAAATTTGAACGCTATCACTAAAATACTTTCGTGTCCGATTGCCGAACCAGAAGAACCTACGAAACCGGTTGACGATCATAAAACAGGAATATCCGAGTTCAGAGTATTACCCGCGTCTCAAAGATCCGTATTCTCACGATCGTTGAGTCTGGATCGTTCGTCTAGGATCGGTTCGCAGGAAATCAGGGAACAATCCAGGAACCGAGATCTAAGAGCAGCCGACAGGCTTTCAAGGACCCGCGTCTCCGACGACGAAACCAACAGACGACTCCGAGAATCCCGATCCAGAATGACTGCACGATCTCGTGACACTAGAAATTCATTTGATGCTTCTCGCTCGCGGGATCTACCCAACCGAGCAACCGATCGCCGTTCTGCCGAGCAAAGATCGCGAAACCTCCAGAACCGTCTGACTGATCGCATGAATTCCCGTTTCGAAGATCGTCGATCACGATCCACGGAACGACGTGAGGTGAACGAAATCGAGCGTCGACAAGATCGGGTGAAACGATCGATGGATTCACGAAATTCTCTGAGTCTTCAGCGTCGTACCAGCCTTGATCGTGATCGTCGGTTACTCTCAATGGAGCAGCGACTTCCGAGCGAGATCAATCGGCAGGAATCACGTAAAGTTTCGCGTGAACGCCGTGAGTACCGAGATTTGGCACGCGATCGTGTAGATCGCCAATCCGAGATGCGCGAACATAGATCAAGCCGTCGTGAGGACCGCAGGAATCTTCTGGATCGTTCGGCGAGAATTGCACGAGACGACATCGATCGTAACAATAATCTGGATCGCCGAAATCGGGAACGATCAATTGAAGTCCGCCGCGCTCTTCCGCATCGTGTTGCAGATCAAGTACGTAAATCTTCAGTCACTACCATAGATTCTCGTAGAGACCTCACTAGGTCCAACAATCGTCATTCAGTGTCTCGATCAGTGGAACGTCTAAACACCAACGATCTTTCCCGTGAAACGCTTAACAGACAAGTTCGATCGATAGATTCCAATGAGAAATCCAGTGATCGCAGGTTGTCCTCCGAACGTAGATCTTCGGTCCGTTCCATGGAACGTCGCGAAATTAATCATTTGGAGCGGCAAAAGGACGAGAATCGGAGATCCCTCGATCGAGCGCGAGTTTTGCCCGCGGATTCCCACCGAAGGATCGTAAGCCAACGTGATTTCCGTGAAAACAGGGCAAGAGAAAATTCTAGGGCTGGTCTGACACGATCACGTTATGATTTCGAAGAGATCGCGAGTCGGGAGCAAAGACTTGCCCGATCATCCCGTTCGGTTGATTCTAATGCGATAGATCGACGGGAATTCGCGAGGATCCGAGACTCCAGAGATCACGAACGTAAAGTGCGTGATTCTTCAGCAGCTCGACGAGATTTAAGCCTGGAGCGACGAGAGCGGACAAATCGCTTGCAACGATCTCGCGAAGAGCGAAGGATCGTTGCTCAAAAATCTCGCGAAACTGAACGACGACTGTCCGAGAGAATTTCGGAAAGAAGATTTTCTGACCGACGAGTTACTGCGGATTCTGCGCGACTCGAGTCACGAGGATTGTCCGAACGAAGGATCGACGATAGTTTGCGATCACGCGAAGGATCCAGGATGACAGATCGGCGTCTGGAACGAAGCCCGGAATTGCGAATTTCTCGTGAGAGGATCCTGGAGAGACGATTACTCCATTCTCAAAGATTCGACCGAAGGATCGACGACAGCTCAAAATCGCGCGAAAGATCCAGAGTAGCAGATCAACGTGTCGACCGAAGCCGGGAACTGCAAATTTCTCGTGAGAAGCTTTCGGAGGGACGCAGGCTCGAGAATCCGAACTCTCGCGAAGGATCTAGGATGCAGAATCGTGTAAGAATAAACTCCGAATTACGCAATTCGATGCGAATGATGGAGCGTAGAGCAAACTCCGGAGTATTTTCAGAGAACAAAATCGTTCATTCATCGGAAGGAAGATCGAACGCACGGCATGATCTTCACATTAGAAATGAGAAGGAACGTGGAATAGCTCGATCAGCCGAGACACCTGATAAAGGATTCATCAGGCAACAACGTCAGACATCGGCGAATCTGGATACCACCAAGAAACCATCCAGACTCATCTCTCTTCATCGGGTCGTCGGGGTTTCTCGAACTTCGAATCAAGTCCGCGAGCAATCAAAGTTATCTGCTGAGAGAACACTTGCCAAGAACGCagaaaataatcgattatCCGCAAGATGGAAACGAAATTTACAGGACACCCGCATCGATAGGAACGTGGAGATCTGGACGAAGACCGCTTCATTAAAGGATTATGGATTtctcaaatatcttatgaactACGATCTCGTGAAACAAGCTTTCCTCGTGGCACTTTGTACCGTTTACGGGTTTTCCCTTTACAACGGCAAAAAATCTTACATTAG CAACATAGTGCAACGTATGCAGCGTTTCATCATATGGTAA
- the LOC105274974 gene encoding MOXD1 homolog 1, with translation MLLLRLIVTLVTCWIVKCDLLDLYVQHMDETMRTMLYRNKRHPMDPVSRRIKRSLETEPLLRVGNFKKQRLDVDEDWLKQWKVKKRIIPYKNDALDYSNKREENLDPDQHEILLNTTQKSKLYSEEMTTIFEDATDANYNIVRDKDEPPVVEDQTNAEDLTIEPLELEEEIAVEDWQDPEINKETSEFEIISENERINPKPFDDPSFKRKPWGSRAPKKYFPPLEKPVKDAQEARSHAKGEVTRPKRDTTKTAKVEKKRPKFTRYEQLDEDGDVILEWDPSDDKEVVFKVTARTLGYVGIGFNEKSHMKGADILLAWVDDTGIVNLLDSHGIEEVNAAPVTDTSQDVRVLGGSQNDTHTTVMFARDWDTCDPQDHQLTGDSIRVLWALHQTDPELNTAEWHGDRRGGKALRVRTAAAHSPPEETQNVQHWDIKLSQYNVSGDMDTIYWCKLFKAPPLKEKHHMIGYTPLVEKTHEDLVHHVILYECASTGLTLDRLDILRRQTRLSGVHCYSSNMPPQWESCLQPILAWARGSKGEWLPKHVGIPIAEHGEESYYMLEVHYNNPNMRKVIDSSGVRLHFTSQLRPQEAGILVTGVAVSPLHLVPPRQKEYATAGYCTPHCTNTMFPESGINIVSVVLHSHLAGRRLSLKHIRQGKELPRIVEDKHFDFDYQQSHSLEEEVNVLPGDELVAECVYSTLDRTIPTLGGYAASQEMCLAFVVHYPRTPLAACYSMTPVKDLFRTLGVNSFQGVTMDYLETLFLTTGTDLALSSNNQQQLSNNQQQLATYPIEKRMDKINVTLAKETEQAFRKMRENHESDNVFTRLIIEEPEEFKGRTLAEHMLALPWTEELLARSIENSLYHGKHMTFCRKRDDRLALPADIQTFPNYTALPEANNTFCKLKMKSGSSSIPLPLVINLVTIIIASVLMF, from the exons ATGTTGCTACTCAGGTTGATCGTGACATTGGTCACGTGCTGGATCGTCAAGTGCGATCTGCTGGATCTCTACGTACAGCACATGGACGAGACCATGAGGACAATGTTGTACAGAAACAAGCGGCATCCGATGGACCCCGTTTCCAGGAGGATAAAGAGAAGCCTCGAGACTGAACCTCTACTCAGAGTCGGCAATTTTAAAAAGCAGCGACTGGATGTCGACGAAGACTGGCTGAAGCAATGGAAGGTTAAAAAGAGAATCATCCCTTACAAGAACGACGCTCTGGACTATTCGAACAAGCGAGAGGAAAACCTGGACCCTGATCAGCATGAGATTCTTCTTAACACGACACAGAAATCGAAATTATATTCGGAGGAGATGACAACAATTTTCGAAGACGCTACTGATGCAAACTATAACATCGTGCGAGACAAAGATGAACCGCCAGTCGTGGAGGATCAGACCAATGCCGAAGACTTGACCATCGAGCCTTTAGAACTCGAAGAGGAGATCGCAGTAGAGGACTGGCAGGATCCTGAGATAAACAAAGAGACTTCAGAGTTTGAAATCATTAGCGAGAACGAGCGGATCAATCCGAAACCGTTTGACGATCCGAGCTTCAAGCGGAAGCCGTGGGGAAGCCGCGCGCCGAAGAAGTATTTTCCACCCTTGGAAAAGCCGGTCAAGGATGCGCAGGAAGCGAGAAGCCATGCAAAGGGCGAAGTAACGAGGCCCAAGAGGGACACTACTAAGACTGCtaaagttgaaaaaaaaagGCCCAAGTTTACCAGATATGAGCAGCTGGACGAGGATGGAGACGTGATCCTCGAGTGGGATCCCTCGGACGACAAGGAAGTTGTCTTCAAGGTCACCGCCAGGACCCTGGGTTACGTTGGCATCGGTTTCAACGAGAAGAGTCACATGAAGGGTGCCGACATCTTGCTTGCTTGGGTGGACGACACTGGCATTGTCAACCTATTG GACTCGCACGGTATCGAGGAGGTGAACGCCGCGCCGGTTACCGATACGTCCCAGGACGTCCGAGTCCTCGGGGGTTCACAAAATGATACCCACACCACCGTAATGTTTGCCAGAGATTGGGACACGTGCGATCCACAGGATCATCAACTCACG GGTGACAGCATCAGGGTGCTGTGGGCCTTACACCAGACCGATCCCGAATTGAACACGGCGGAATGGCACGGAGACAGACGCGGTGGAAAGGCTCTGAGAGTGAGGACAGCAGCAGCCCATTCTCCGCCAGAAGAGACGCAGAATGTACAACACTGGGATATAAAACTCAGTCAG TACAACGTCTCGGGCGACATGGACACTATCTACTGGTGCAAGCTGTTCAAGGCTCCCCCGCTGAAAGAAAAACACCACATGATAGGG TATACACCGCTCGTGGAGAAGACTCACGAGGATCTGGTCCATCACGTGATTCTATACGAGTGCGCCTCGACAGGGTTGACACTCGACAGGTTGGACATTCTCCGTCGGCAGACCAGGCTCTCCGGTGTTCACTGTTACAGCTCGAATATGCCGCCGCAATGGGAATCGTGTTTGCAACCCATCCTAGCTTGGGCTCGTGGCAGTAAAG GAGAATGGTTGCCGAAACATGTCGGTATACCCATAGCGGAGCACGGAGAGGAATCCTATTATATGCTGGAAGTTCACTATAATAATCCGAACATGAGAAAAGTGATTGATAGCAGCGGCGTAAGACTTCACTTCACTTCACAACTTCGTCCTCAGGAAGCAGGCATCCTCGTAACCGGCGTGGCTGTGAGTCCTCTTCATCTAGTACCCCCGAGGCAGAAGGAATATGCCACCGCCGGATATTGTACTCCACATTGCACTAATACG ATGTTTCCCGAGAGTGGTATCAATATCGTATCGGTAGTCCTGCACTCGCATTTGGCAGGACGTCGTCTCAGCTTGAAGCATATTCGACAGGGTAAAGAGCTACCGAGAATAGTTGAAGACAAACATTTCGACTTCGACTACCAGCAGTCTCACAGCCTAGAGGAAGAAGTAAACGTGTTACCTGGCGACGAGCTCGTTGCCGAATGCGTTTACAGTACTTTGGATAGGACGATACCAACTTTAGGCGGTTACGCAGCCTCCCAGGAAATGTGCCTGGCGTTCGTCGTGCATTATCCCAGAACGCCTCTCGCCGCTTGCTACAGCATGACGCCTGTCAAGGATCTCTTCAGGACCCTTGGTGTGAACAGTTTCCAGGGAGTGACAATGGACTACTTGGAGACACTGTTTCTGACGACAGG AACTGACTTGGCTTTATCTTCGAATAATCAACAACAGCTGTCGAATAATCAACAACAGCTTGCCACTTATCCGATTGAGAAACGGATGGACAAAATCAACGTTACTCTTGCTAAAGAAACTGAACAAGCGTTcagaaaaatgagagaaaaccATGAGAGTGATAACGTGTTTACGCGGCTTATCATCGAGGAACCTGAGGAATTCAAAG gtCGAACTTTGGCCGAACATATGCTGGCTTTGCCATGGACGGAAGAATTGCTTGCGCGATCGATAGAAAACAGTCTTTATCATGGCAAGCACATGACATTTTGCAGGAAAAGGGACGACAGATTAGCATTG CCGGCAGATATTCAGACTTTCCCGAATTATACGGCGTTACCGGAAGCGAATAACACGTTTTGCAAGCTGAAGATGAAGTCTGGCTCTTCCTCAATTCCTCTTCCACTCGTGATAAACCTGGTCACTATCATCATCGCATCGGTCCTTATGTTCTAA
- the LOC105274975 gene encoding cytochrome c oxidase copper chaperone — translation MGNTAAKVESKPEEQKKLKPCCACPETKKARDACIIENGEENCGDLIEAHKACMRSMGFKI, via the exons atggGAAACACCGCGGCGAAAGTAGAGTCCAAGCCAGAGGAGCAGAAGAAGCTAAAGCCTTGCTGCGCTTGTCCTGAAACGAAGAAAGCGAGAGACGCATG TATCATAGAAAATGGCGAAGAAAATTGCGGCGACCTTATAGAGGCACATAAAGCTTGTATGCGATCAATGGGATTTAAGATATAA